A genomic region of Sciurus carolinensis chromosome 7, mSciCar1.2, whole genome shotgun sequence contains the following coding sequences:
- the Gje1 gene encoding putative gap junction epsilon-1 protein, which produces MSLNYIKNFYEGCVKPPTVIGQFHTLFFGSVRMFFLGVLGFAVYGNEALHFSCDPDKRDVNLFCYNQFRPITPQVFWALQLVIVLVPGAIFHLYAACKSINQECILQKPIYTVIYILSVLLRISLEVIAFWLQIQLFGFQVKPLYLCDAASLGKKMTIIKCMVPEHFEKTIFLIAMYTFTVITVVLCVAEVFEIVFRRLCFLIRQ; this is translated from the exons GTTAAACCTCCAACCGTGATTGGTCAATTCCACACACTTTTTTTTGGATCTGTCCGAATGTTCTTCCTGGGAGTTTTGGGCTTTGCGGTTTATGGGAACGAGGCTCTGCACTTCAGCTGTGATCCAGACAAAAGAGACGTAAACCTTTTCTGCTACAATCAGTTCAGGCCAATCACTCCACAA GTATTCTGGGCATTGCAACTAGTGATTGTCCTGGTTCCTGGTGCTATTTTCCATCTTTATGCTGCATGTAAAAGCATCAATCAAGAATGCATTCTTCAAAAGCCCATCTACACTGTGATCTATATCCTCTCAGTTTTATTAAGAATTAGTCTAGAGGTGATAGCATTTTGGCTCCAGATTCAGCTTTTTGGTTTCCAAGTAAAACCACTTTACTTGTGTGATGCTGCAtctcttgggaaaaaaatgactattataaaatgcATGGTTCCGGAACACTTTGAAAAGACCATTTTTCTCATTGCAATGTATACATTTACTGTAATCACGGTGGTATTATGTGTTGCTGAGGTTTTTGAGATTGTATTTAGAAGATTATGTTTTCTAATTAGGCAATGA